One stretch of Vulpes lagopus strain Blue_001 chromosome X, ASM1834538v1, whole genome shotgun sequence DNA includes these proteins:
- the BGN gene encoding biglycan, whose amino-acid sequence MPTMWPLWLVASLLALSQALPFEQKGFWDFTLDDGLPMLNDEEASGAETTSGVPDLDALTPTYSAMCPFGCHCHLRVVQCSDLGLKAVPKEISPDTMLLDLQNNDISELRADDFKGLHHLYALVLVNNKISKIHEKAFSPLRKLQKLYISKNHLVEIPPNLPSSLVELRIHDNRIRKVPKGVFSGLRNMNCIEMGGNPLENSGFEPGAFDGLKLNYLRISEAKLTGIPKDLPETLNELHLDHNKIQAIELEDLLRYSKLYRLGLGHNQIRMIENGSLSFLPTLRELHLDNNKLSRVPSGLPDLKLLQVVYLHTNNITKVGVNDFCPVGFGVKRAYYNGISLFNNPVPYWEVQPATFRCVTDRLAIQFGNYKK is encoded by the exons ATGCCCACCATGTGGCCCCTGTGGCTCGTCGCCTCCCTGCTGGCCCTGAGCCAGGCCCTGCCCTTTGAGCAGAAGGGCTTCTGGGACTTCACCCTGGACGACGGGCTGCCCATGCTGAACGACGAGGAGGCTTCAGGCGCTGAGACAACTTCAGGCGTCCCGGACCTGGACGCCCTCACGCCCACCTACAGCGCCATGTGTCCTTTTGGCTGCCACTGCCACCTGCGGGTTGTTCAGTGCTCCGACCTGG GTCTGAAGGCCGTGCCCAAGGAGATCTCACCCGACACCATGCTGCTGGACCTGCAGAACAACGACATCTCGGAGCTCCGCGCCGATGACTTCAAGGGCCTCCACCACCTCTAC gctctcGTCCTGGTGAACAACAAGATCTCCAAGATCCACGAGAAGGCCTTCAGCCCCCTGCGGAAGCTGCAGAAGCTCTACATCTCCAAGAACCACCTGGTGGAGATCCCTCCCAACCTGCCCAGCTCCCTGGTGGAGCTCCGCATCCATGACAACCGCATCCGCAAGGTGCCAAAGGGCGTGTTCAGCGGGCTGCGAAACATGAACTGCATCG AGATGGGCGGGAACCCCCTGGAAAACAGTGGCTTTGAGCCTGGAGCCTTCGATGGCCTGAAGCTCAACTACCTGCGCATCTCTGAGGCCAAGCTCACGGGCATCCCCAAAG ACCTCCCCGAGACCCTGAATGAACTCCACCTGGACCACAACAAAATCCAGGCCATCGAGCTGGAGGACCTGCTCCGTTACTCCAAGCTGTACAG GTTGGGCCTGGGCCACAACCAGATCCGCATGATCGAGAACGGGAGCCTAAGCTTCCTGCCCACCCTGCGGGAGCTGCACTTGGATAATAACAAGCTGTCCAGGGTGCCTTCCGGCCTTCCGGACCTCAAGCTCCTCCAG gtgGTGTACCTGCACACCAACAACATCACCAAGGTGGGCGTCAACGACTTCTGCCCTGTGGGCTTCGGGGTCAAGCGGGCCTACTACAACGGCATCAGCCTCTTCAATAACCCCGTGCCCTACTGGGAGGTGCAGCCGGCCACTTTCCGCTGCGTCACTGACCGCCTGGCCATCCAGTTTGGCAACTACAAAAAGTAG